A stretch of the Rosa rugosa chromosome 5, drRosRugo1.1, whole genome shotgun sequence genome encodes the following:
- the LOC133711735 gene encoding uncharacterized protein LOC133711735, whose protein sequence is MVDNSLVVPYNPWLLLLYNCHINVEICGSIKSVKYLYKYIYKGPDRVALELQSNLEFDEIRQFVDARWVCAPEALWRIFKFAMNRIYPTVERLQIHLPNMQQITFNVDETVENILADEHSQMSMLTEFFTINRMDEDARAYLYREIPEHYRWDNSNKIWVKRRRNYKVIRRIYSVSPSEGEKFYLRVLLNHVRGPRSFRDLLTVNGVLL, encoded by the coding sequence ATGGTGGATAACAGTTTGGTGGTTCCCTACAACCCATGGTTGCTATTACTGTATAATTGTCACATCAATGTTGAAATATGTGGGAGCATAAAAAGTGTCAAGTACTTATATAAGTATATCTACAAAGGTCCTGACAGAGTGGCACTTGAGCTGCAATCAAACCTAgagtttgatgaaattagaCAATTTGTTGATGCAAGGTGGGTCTGTGCACCAGAGGCTTTATGGAGGATCTTCAAATTTGCAATGAACAGAATATATCCAACAGTAGAGCGATTACAAATACATCTTCCCAACATGCAACAGATAACATTCAATGTTGATGAAACAGTAGAGAATATTCTGGCAGATGAGCACTCACAAATGTCAATGCTTACTGAGTTTTTCACCATAAATCGAATGGATGAGGATGCAAGAGCATATTTGTATCGAGAAATTCCTGAACATTACAGGTGGGATAATAGCAACAAAATTTGGGTGAAAAGAAGGAGAAACTACAAGGTTATTAGGCGAATATATAGTGTCTCACCGTCTGAAGGTGAGAAATTTTACCTGCGTGTCCTTCTTAATCATGTCAGAGGTCCAAGATCATTTCGTGATTTACTTACTGTTAATGGTGTTCTACTGTAA